In the genome of Porphyrobacter sp. ULC335, one region contains:
- a CDS encoding PadR family transcriptional regulator has translation MNAEMLKGHLDNILLAALRTGPAHGYGLIEVLRQRSGGHFDLPEGTVYPALHRLELAGLVESNWEQSPNGRRRRVYILTRKGSTSLDQRQSDWTKFAEAISHCLSEDKLCHS, from the coding sequence ATGAACGCCGAAATGCTCAAAGGTCATCTCGACAACATTCTGCTGGCTGCCCTCCGCACTGGGCCTGCGCACGGTTACGGCCTTATCGAAGTGCTGCGGCAGCGCAGCGGCGGGCATTTCGATTTACCGGAAGGCACCGTCTATCCGGCCCTGCACCGCCTTGAACTTGCCGGTCTCGTCGAGAGCAACTGGGAGCAGTCACCCAATGGAAGGCGCCGCCGGGTCTACATCCTCACCCGGAAGGGCAGCACGTCACTTGACCAGAGGCAGTCGGACTGGACGAAGTTTGCAGAGGCGATCAGCCACTGCCTGAGCGAAGACAAGCTGTGTCACAGCTGA